One Kazachstania africana CBS 2517 chromosome 9, complete genome genomic region harbors:
- the TOM1 gene encoding E3 ubiquitin-protein ligase TOM1 (similar to Saccharomyces cerevisiae TOM1 (YDR457W); ancestral locus Anc_5.576), translated as MLKLTRFEKLQKEYLAKSFQPLLDELTTCDEQSFLIKLKNIQEWDRPKDDLFIWIPVLNRIDDFLSKIIKKYSYESDNYKKRPVKLNEMSKENEDACVILTEFTSRLLFNTEKRFIYASTDVMNNLLNCPNFRVKLGAIKVLAIVGERYLISRERMAPENALTRQDLKKKVLKLALAFPSSVPDDNGEHFTIADLFFDKKNIPSKWTKLKYAYFSSEKKPHNRDGNQQSSSMKKFCLSNEDLRTFSLQQLFDKGMEVLPSETWFDYSLQVTLAKAFSDDSYENLQLRNLIIRTKFNSVALVNTIYVPPQVSSKLFEIDPYTFNCLTDFISLAEQKIPSALRLDALFALECISLKHVWCSDIMRNLGGNLSHGALFQILRQIGKLLRTEDGEINEEYNVRFFYVIVNISAVKTLHDSLLAAGLIPCLLNIISIKQTKYRRTTASATHLLQSFIRDSSSTTEFIANDGFNILINCITEEITFALQNPDFAKPPKYGPTDYSISFRQQAYIRSLLKLTIRLLKNDSGDRIRNLIDSPILASLKQILENRPVFGYTLIEYTLDVVQKVINSEPTIYSILVEAGLVPFIIDHFEEFIAPHPHLIFLLPDVISALCLSNSGLQRVKEKNMVKYLFDAIMNPEFSRALSWTEELNDFGSSIDELARHYPDLQPLILDAFCDVVKELPNKINYTQSFLYEPTGDNDYFYHSKDEPILDEEESAGELAFWDIQDSTGILDCFTSLFYGMTLDSSVLHALPEVLRVEDLLSTVNIDRPPFDFISSQTMLNIVDILQTFEEEHKEYAFTAVFGVLDKKLRNITEFLRFHNNNSFFLSARRGQDNSGIDYILGELSGICSLLYITSNVYVHYSRLTPTRVTQILEYFKSEGFEIIENLSLLLQKCVLEEMYIRTNLPDQVATETRPESYGHAPPILIHSQKPVRGDQKDNKTSAKFKNTFQTRRILSNIQSHIAILFKAFLRLSHSKDRGNTELQLDMPNQVMEVRTFDVVVTHLTKMIKEIPRNLNPGYFLVLLNFNSYVLSFPKAGLSSGDILQTVPAVLFYQKGGYNVYLELVTEWLSKLKDFKDLSGVEEIDYVKDTKEVLIVSCIINVLSFFNKSIRTDTVETIKRIEDYYSNVIFSKNLSQGLIERIQTLSLFMLHTWNDSHEIFSSNNRTIPYTVFKQLLTIMNNSYISVSDEGFDIELMHELRWDSIEAVSEQMRILTDAGVDSNSARRFLFGLSISKCKDSEIGEQYADELVDARTSEQCEKILAANNQALNILKIYPDKELRSKSLNKLRAQMFDITVRKGGFFEVLPLYPKLVNAITKTSLEMMKCVSEPFVVIQHSIVQKIETISIDDRSTLSSHLHMFGILLSERPPSRVDKLVMNKFMNHMNNILAPEHVNTAWFSKALYCYEILLSASELPQLEPLERNLKIEAEMPVEPLDVYPVSAKTKQTMFHKLIRVGDISNFYSAVSICRILLLYARDPLNVKDVNQSGILSKILKVIGQCQKSDKIRFLESAFLLLVRRCFEDQFVVENLIRFELQKSFVTRSLGEPKEKIRELRDILDEKPHTVVRNPTIFTSVLCESAQFIDFSDKEYLSDLVLERKKFKEGEDIAQKKTRPKTEFQERSGIVHLLLTQLMAAAQKDWLSEPQSSEYDDASKKEKQDKPEPSRNPVCAYMIFLLKVLIELVTSYDQCKLEFLTFDKRNIYSERPKPRAAALNFFLYQILDKSSDVERTKHELKRKEVISMLAKSVVVGFMTSVQDASITKADPKIADPDITFIRKFTVEAIVKALKYSTSTQKLLEANVDKIDTWLSTLSLMVYIQAPYLRLLLDPNRIDADRYQICKIMLELNIPSTITDCMANLDLNYPFCKRLFNNAVDVLNAITSTRNDFSDLFKIEVNDDDVEVEEESEKEEASDMFRNSALGMYDVEDVEDDDDDDDGDSLIVDDEDIAFVDTDEDGFEVVFTDENEDDDEEEGGVVDGEREEASLLDSDEAAEYSFSVDSDGMSVEIDVIDTDESDSQVFVESDSYSGDGDEEDYSSDSMIEISDYDDVDESDWESGLSDLSSSEDDNDDVEDTEADMQETNRFRGARRIWTLTDGIELEDESSDEETRGVFQGIEHVFSPEEETLFRVDDAQRQVPRHRHRSSRGGGLLPPSLSFLNNGRRNQSNLVNPLGPSGLEQIESDLNDQLVSIGTGARPRSNRTHFADVLFSGEIFDEKTISGVVLKSTIARWKDVYDMFYDSRSDLYCIIPSIVYRLFQPSLEAFRKTKAYEESLFQRSHKGEFESKPHDFESYPEDADVSEDEDSSGHEDEDLVLEDPSYEEHIDGATSPEAHEHEPVYVNIDGEEVDIGGTDIDPEFLNALPDEMRSEVFAQHVRERRAEAIHNEGIHTREIDTEFLSAIPQTLREEILEQEAAETRFSHMINSIRSNVTQNEDYDMLSDNEEDNSAAINSNDRDGDQRDQPITNEAEKKKSGRIYFEPLLDRTGISALVKAIFISQPYIQREIYHELFYRLCSSKQDRSDIINLLLFILTEGTINQHSLEKVYTLISSRAQGSGKFSNTRQVSADCTPLVVANQTIEILQNLIDTDARLKFFFITEHENLMVNKTILKNKKDIFNRNEKLPIKYLFSLLTRKLITDETVLMDLLTNILETCTKAISVVAKSLNQASSKKIKMQLPHLELKELKLIISIMNLDSCTTKVFQQSLNIMYNLSTLKGSIEIFTEELIAQAKTTSKLLTNDLEAFCKEASKVGNGTEMDAELVQKITVPSSEQAKLLKVLTAMDYLYTHKKKDEQSNLETLSSLYNRMGLGTVWSALSMCLTTFEKKKNLNTSATILLPSIEALMVVCKHSKINQSEKPMKYEERNSDFSQISVENLFFPFTDTHKKLLNQMVRSNPKLMSGPFSLLVKNPKILDFDNKRYYFNAKLRSELRDRPKLPISVNRNQVFLDSYRALFFKADDEIKKSKLEITFKGESGVDAGGVTREWYQVLSRQMFNPDYALFLPVASDKTTFHPNRASGINPEHLSFFKFIGMIIGKAICDQCFLDCHFSREVYKNILGKPVSLKDMESLDLDYYKSLVWILENDITDIFEETFSVEVDDYGEHKIVDLIENGRNIPVSEANKREYVKSIVEYKLHLSVKEQMDNFLTGFYTLIPKDIISIFDEQELELLISGLPDIDVDDWRNNTTYVNYTESCKQVNYFWRAVRSFDAEERAKLLQFITGTSKVPLNGFKELSGVSGVCKFSIHRDYGSTERLPSSHTCFNQLNLPAYSSYETLRGSLLIAINEGSEGFGLA; from the coding sequence TTAGCGACGACTCTTATGAGAACTTACAATTAAggaatttaataataagGACCAAATTTAATTCAGTTGCATTAGTGAATACAATTTATGTTCCTCCTCAAGTAAGCTCTAAGCTTTTTGAAATCGATCCATATACCTTCAACTGTTTGACAGATTTCATTTCATTAGCTGAACAAAAAATACCATCAGCACTGCGCTTGGACGCATTATTTGCTTTGGAATGTATTTCATTGAAACACGTTTGGTGTTCTGATATTATGAGGAATTTAGGTGGTAATCTATCACATGGTGCATTATTCCAAATATTGCGCCAAATTGGTAAGCTTCTACGTACAGAGGATGGAGAGATTAATGAGGAGTATAATGTGAGATTTTTTTATGTCATTGTCAATATATCTGCTGTAAAAACTCTACACGACTCCCTTCTAGCTGCAGGACTAATTCCATGcttattgaatattatatCAATTAAACAAACAAAATACAGACGTACCACTGCATCTGCAACACACTTGTTACAGTCCTTTATAAGGGATTCGAGTTCGACAACAGAATTTATTGCTAATGACGGcttcaatattttaatcAATTGTATAACCGAGGAAATTACTTTTGCTCTACAAAATCCAGATTTTGCAAAACCTCCAAAATATGGGCCAACTGACTATTCTATTTCCTTTAGACAACAAGCTTATATCAGAAGTCTTCTAAAACTCACAATAagattattaaaaaatgacTCAGGAGACCGCATCAGAAATCTTATAGACTCTCCAATTCTAGCGTCACTAAAACAAATACTAGAAAATAGACCTGTTTTCGGATATACATTAATAGAATACACTTTGGATGTGGTACAAAAAGTTATTAATAGTGAGCCtacaatttattcaattttggtgGAGGCCGGTCTGGTTCCATTCATTATAGATCACTTCGAAGAATTTATCGCTCCGCATCCGCATCTAATCTTTCTGCTTCCAGATGTTATTTCTGCACTTTGCTTGAGCAATTCAGGATTACAAAGGGTGAAGGAGAAAAATATGGTGAAGTACTTATTTGATGCAATAATGAATCCAGAATTTTCCAGGGCTCTTTCATGGACAGAGGAACTTAATGATTTTGGTTCAAGTATTGATGAATTAGCAAGACATTATCCTGATCTGCAACCTCTTATTCTTGACGCATTTTGTGACGTTGTGAAAGAGTTGccaaataaaataaactACACGCAATCATTTCTATACGAGCCAACCGGTGACAACGATTATTTCTATCATTCGAAAGACGAACCTATTCTCGACGAGGAAGAATCGGCAGGTGAGTTAGCCTTTTGGGATATCCAAGATTCAACAGGTATCCTAGATTGTTTTACCAGCTTGTTTTATGGAATGACATTGGATAGTTCTGTTTTGCATGCATTACCTGAAGTTTTGAGAGTGGAAGACCTGCTATCCACAGTTAACATAGACAGGCCCccatttgattttatttccTCCCAAACTATGCTAAATATTGTTGATATCCTCCAAACCTTCGAGGAAGAGCACAAGGAATACGCATTTACAGCTGTTTTTGGAGTATTAGacaaaaaattaagaaatatCACAGAATTTTTACGTTTTCACAATAATAACAGCTTTTTCTTAAGTGCGAGACGTGGTCAGGATAATTCAGGTATTGACTATATCTTGGGAGAATTATCTGGCATTTGTTCTCTGCTGTACATCACATCTAATGTTTATGTGCATTATTCTAGACTAACTCCAACTAGGGTTACTCAAATActtgaatatttcaagTCCGAAGGATTTGagatcattgaaaatttgagtCTTTTACTGCAGAAGTGTGTTTTGGAGGAAATGTATATTCGCACAAATTTACCAGACCAAGTTGCAACTGAGACAAGACCAGAGTCCTACGGGCATGCGCCTCCGATCTTAATACATTCTCAAAAGCCAGTTAGAGGTGACCAAAAAGACAATAAGACATCTGCAAAGTTTAAGAATACATTTCAGACAAGGCGAATTTTGAGCAATATACAGTCACATATCgcaattttattcaaagcATTCCTAAGGTTGTCACATTCAAAAGACCGTGGCAATACAGAATTACAGCTAGATATGCCTAATCAAGTGATGGAAGTACGTACATTTGACGTTGTAGTCACACATCTTACTAAAATGATCAAAGAGATTCCACGTAATTTGAATCCTGGATACTTCCTTGTTCTGTTAAACTTTAACAGTTATGTTCTTTCCTTTCCAAAGGCAGGCCTAAGTTCAGGTGACATCTTACAAACCGTTCCTGCAGTTTTATTTTATCAGAAGGGCGGTTATAATGTATATCTAGAGCTTGTTACAGAATGGCTCTCAAAATTAAAGGATTTCAAAGACTTATCTGGAGTGGAAGAGATTGATTATGTCAAGGATACAAAAGAAGTTCTCATTGTTAGCTGTATCATAAATGTCTTATCATTCTTCAACAAATCCATTCGGACGGACACGGTCGAGACAATCAAGCGGATAGAAGATTATTATTCGAATGTTATTTTCTCAAAGAATTTGTCTCAAGGACTAATTGAGCGTATCCAAACCTTGTCGCTTTTTATGCTTCACACTTGGAATGACAGCcatgaaatattttcttcgaaTAACAGGACCATTCCGTATACCGTTTTTAAACAACTTTTAACCATAATGAATAACTCTTACATATCGGTTTCTGATGAAGGTTTCGATATAGAACTAATGCATGAGCTTCGCTGGGATTCAATTGAGGCTGTATCTGAACAAATGAGAATTCTCACTGATGCAGGAGTAGATTCCAATTCAGCTAGGAGATTTCTTTTCGGTCTCTCAATTTCTAAGTGCAAGGACTCTGAAATTGGAGAACAATATGCCGACGAATTGGTAGATGCTAGAACGTCTGAACAATGTGAAAAAATTCTTGCTGCAAACAATCAAGCCCTTAACATATTGAAGATCTATCCAGATAAGGAATTACGCAGTAAATCACTTAATAAATTGAGAGCACAAATGTTCGATATAACAGTACGAAAGGGTGGCTTTTTTGAGGTGCTTCCGCTGTACCCAAAACTAGTAAATGCCATTACTAAGACCTCACTAGAAATGATGAAATGTGTTTCTGAACCTTTTGTGGTCATACAACATAGTATTGTACAAAAAATAGAGACCATTTCAATCGACGATCGTTCAACCTTATCCTCCCATCTTCACATGTTCGGCATTCTTCTTAGTGAAAGGCCTCCAAGTAGAGTTGACAAACTCgtaatgaataaatttatgAATCATATGAATAACATATTAGCTCCAGAGCACGTAAATACAGCGTGGTTCTCAAAAGCACTTTATTGTTATGAAATTTTGCTATCTGCCTCTGAGTTGCCACAATTGGAACCACTAGAAAGAAACTTAAAAATTGAAGCAGAAATGCCGGTCGAGCCATTAGATGTATACCCAGTATCAGCAAAAACTAAACAAACAATGTTCCATAAGTTGATAAGGGTTGGTGATATTAGCAATTTTTATTCAGCAGTTTCAATATGCAGAATCTTACTTTTATATGCTCGTGATCCGCTGAATGTCAAGGATGTTAACCAATCTGGCATattatccaaaattttgaaggtgATTGGCCAATGCCAAAAATCAGACAAGATCAGGTTCCTTGAAAGTGCCTTTCTTCTACTTGTCAGACGTTGCTTTGAAGACCAATTTGTTGTTGAAAATCTAATAAGATTTGAGCTACAGAAAAGTTTTGTTACTAGGTCTTTAGGAGAGccaaaagagaaaattcGAGAGCTCAGAGATATTTTAGATGAGAAACCTCATACTGTCGTCAGAAATCCAACTATATTTACTAGTGTTTTGTGTGAATCGGCACAGTTCATTGATTTCAGTGATAAAGAGTATCTTTCAGACCTTGTTTtggaaaggaaaaaatttaaagaaggAGAGGACATTGCACAAAAAAAGACTCGTCCCAAGACAGAATTTCAAGAGCGCTCTGGGATTGTGCATTTGTTGTTGACACAGCTTATGGCAGCCGCTCAAAAAGATTGGCTTTCAGAGCCGCAGTCGTCTGAGTATGATGACGCCAGCAAGAAGGAAAAGCAAGACAAACCTGAACCGTCAAGAAATCCAGTATGCGCGTACAtgatatttcttttaaaggTCCTTATTGAATTGGTAACGAGTTACGATCAATGTAAATTGGAATTCCTAACCTttgataaaagaaatatctACTCCGAACGCCCTAAACCTAGGGCAGCAGctctcaatttctttctatatcaaattttggacAAATCCTCAGATGTCGAAAGAACCAAACACGAACTAAAAAGAAAGGAAGTCATAAGTATGCTAGCTAAGTCAGTTGTTGTTGGATTTATGACCTCGGTCCAAGATGCCTCTATTACTAAAGCTGATCCAAAAATTGCTGATCCAGACATCACTTTCATAAGAAAGTTCACAGTAGAGGCTATCGTAAAGGCACTTAAGTATTCCACATCTACgcaaaaattattagaagcGAATGTTGATAAGATTGATACTTGGCTCAGTACTCTCTCTTTGATGGTTTACATCCAAGCACCTTACTTGAGATTGTTGCTAGATCCTAACAGAATCGATGCAGACAGATATCAGATATGCAAAATAATGCTTGAATTAAACATACCTTCAACAATTACCGATTGCATGGCTAATCTAGACTTGAATTACCCATTTTGTAAGAGATTATTTAACAACGCCGTGGATGTACTAAATGCTATCACTTCAACTAGAAATGATTTTTCGGATCTATTTAAGATTGAGGTGAATGACGACGATGTTGAAGTCGAGGAGGAGtctgaaaaagaagaagccTCGGATATGTTTAGAAATTCTGCACTAGGTATGTACGATGTAGAAGATGTTGAGGATGACGACGATGACGACGATGGAGACTCCCTTATAGTTGATGACGAAGATATAGCATTCGTCGATACTGATGAAGATGGATTTGAAGTGGTATTTACTGATGAAAacgaagatgatgatgaagaagaaggaggAGTTGTCGACGGCGAACGAGAAGAAGCAAGCCTCCTGGACTCTGATGAAGCAGCTGAATATTCATTCAGTGTTGATTCAGATGGAATGTCTGTGGAAATTGATGTAATTGATACAGATGAAAGCGACAGTCAAGTATTTGTGGAAAGTGATAGTTATTCCGGTGAtggtgatgaagaagattatTCTTCTGATTCTATGATTGAGATTAGTGATTATGATGACGTTGATGAATCCGACTGGGAATCGGGCCTATCAGatctttcatcttctgaGGATGACAATGACGATGTCGAAGATACCGAGGCTGACATGCAAGAGACAAATAGGTTTCGTGGTGCTCGGAGAATTTGGACTTTAACTGATGGGATTGAACTGGAAGATGAGTCATCAGACGAAGAAACAAGAGGTGTGTTCCAAGGTATTGAGCATGTCTTTAGTCCGGAGGAGGAAACTTTATTTAGAGTGGATGATGCCCAAAGGCAAGTTCCAAGACATCGCCACCGTTCTTCTCGCGGAGGTGGCCTGCTTCCACCATCcttatcatttttgaataatggtAGACGTAACCAAAGCAATCTTGTAAATCCTTTGGGACCCTCAGGACttgaacaaattgaaagtgaTCTAAACGATCAACTGGTTAGTATTGGTACAGGCGCACGCCCAAGATCCAACCGCACACACTTTGCTGACGTTCTCTTTTCTGGCGAAAtctttgatgaaaagaCAATTAGCGGAGTTGTGTTGAAATCTACTATTGCGAGATGGAAAGATGTGTATGATATGTTTTACGATTCCAGGAGTGACCTTTATTGTATTATTCCTAGTATCGTGTATAGACTTTTCCAGCCCAGTTTAGAAGCTTTTAGGAAGACGAAAGCTTATGAAGAGTCACTTTTCCAAAGAAGTCATAAGGGAGAATTTGAAAGCAAACCGCATGATTTTGAGTCATATCCAGAAGATGCTGATGtatctgaagatgaagattcCTCTGGTCATGAAGATGAGGACCTTGTTTTGGAAGACCCTAGCTATGAAGAACATATTGATGGAGCGACAAGTCCTGAGGCACACGAACATGAGCCTGTCTACGTTAACATTGATGGAGAAGAGGTGGACATCGGCGGGACCGACATAGATccagaatttttaaatgcTTTACCAGATGAGATGCGTTCCGAAGTGTTTGCGCAACACGTTCGTGAGAGGAGAGCAGAGGCCATACATAATGAAGGTATTCATACGAGGGAGATTGATACAGAGTTTTTATCTGCTATACCACAAACGctaagagaagaaattttagaGCAAGAGGCGGCTGAAACAAGATTCTCTCACATGATCAATTCTATTCGTTCAAATGTTACCCAAAACGAGGACTATGATATGCTAAGTGATAATGAGGAGGATAATTCAGCAGCCATCAATTCAAACGATCGTGATGGGGATCAAAGAGATCAACCTATCACTAATGAAgcagaaaagaaaaaatcagGTCGGATTTATTTCGAGCCTCTTCTCGATCGAACAGGAATATCTGCACTTGTGAAAGCAATTTTCATTTCACAGCCTTATATTCAGAGGGAAATTTACCACGAATTATTCTATCGTCTATGTTCCAGTAAACAGGACCGAAGTGATATAATCAATCTACTTTTATTCATTCTCACAGAAGGAACGATAAACCAGCATTCCCTGGAAAAGGTCTACACTTTGATTAGTTCGCGTGCCCAAGGATCTGGGAAGTTTAGCAACACTCGCCAAGTTTCGGCCGACTGCACTCCCTTAGTTGTAGCTAATCAAACTATCGAGATCCTACAGAATTTAATTGATACTGATGCTAGACTTAAGTTCTTTTTTATCACAGAGcatgaaaatttaatggTCAACAAAaccattttgaaaaataaaaaagatatattcAATAGAAATGAGAAGCTTCCGATAAAATACCTGTTCTCTTTGCTTACTCGTAAGTTGATTACAGATGAAACGGTGCTGATGGACTTGCTAACGAACATTTTAGAAACATGCACGAAAGCAATTTCTGTGGTAGCCAAGAGTTTAAATCAAGCTAGTagcaagaaaataaagatgcAACTTCCTCACTTAGAACTTAAAGAACTTAAATTGATCatatcaataatgaatCTAGATAGTTGTACCACAAAAGTATTCCAACAATCTTTGAATATCATGTATAATTTGTCAACTTTGAAAGGAagtattgaaatatttacagAGGAGCTGATTGCTCAGGCTAAGACTACctcaaaattattgacCAATGATTTAGAAGCCTTCTGTAAAGAAGCATCAAAGGTTGGAAATGGTACTGAAATGGACGCTGAGTTAgttcaaaaaataacaGTTCCAAGCTCTGAGCAAGCAAAACTGTTGAAAGTTCTCACCGCCATGGATTATTTATACACGcacaagaagaaagatgaaCAATCCAATTTGGAAACGCTATCGTCCCTTTATAATAGAATGGGATTAGGTACTGTGTGGAGCGCCCTCAGTATGTGTCTAACCacctttgaaaagaagaaaaatttaaacaCCTCAGCTACTATTCTTCTACCATCCATTGAAGCTTTAATGGTGGTTTGCAAACATAGCAAGATAAATCAGTCAGAAAAACCAATGAAATACGAGGAGAGAAATTCAGATTTCTCTCAAATCTCTGTTGAGAATTTGTTCTTCCCTTTTACTGATACTCATAAGAAATTACTAAATCAAATGGTTCGCTCCAACCCCAAATTAATGAGTGGTCCATTCTCATTATTAGTTAAAAATCCgaaaattttagattttgataataagagatattatttcaatgCCAAGTTACGTTCAGAACTTCGTGATCGTCCAAAACTTCCGATTTCAGTAAATCGTAATCAAGTATTTTTAGATTCTTATAGAGCTCTCTTTTTTAAAGCTGATGATGAGATTAAGAAATCGAAGCTGGAAATTACCTTTAAAGGAGAAAGTGGTGTCGATGCTGGTGGTGTTACAAGAGAATGGTATCAAGTTTTGTCCAGACAGATGTTTAACCCTGACTACGCATTATTTTTACCGGTTGCATCAGATAAGACGACCTTCCACCCAAATCGTGCGTCGGGTATTAATCCAGAGCAtttatctttcttcaaatttatagGCATGATAATTGGTAAGGCAATCTGTGACCAATGTTTCTTGGATTGCCATTTCAGCAGAGAAGTgtataaaaatattctaGGAAAGCCcgtttcattgaaagatatgGAATCACTAGATTTGGATTACTATAAATCGCTAGTATGGAtacttgaaaatgatatcacTGACATATTTGAGGAAACATTTTCTGTGGAAGTTGATGATTACGGAGAACACAAGATTgttgatttgattgaaaatggtaGAAATATCCCTGTATCTGAGGCCAATAAAAGAGAGTATGTCAAGAGTATCGTAGAGTATAAGCTTCATCTCTCCGTTAAAGAACAAATGGACAATTTCTTAACGGGGTTCTATACATTAATTCCAAAGGATAtcatttccatttttgatGAGCAAGAATTAGAACTATTGATAAGTGGTCTCCCTGACATCGATGTAGATGACTGGAGGAATAATACCACATATGTCAACTATACAGAATCTTGTAAACaagtaaattatttttggaGAGCAGTAAGATCATTTGATGCTGAAGAAAGAGCAAAACTACTCCAGTTCATTACTGGTACAAGTAAAGTCCCATTAAATGGGTTTAAGGAACTAAGTGGTGTTAGCGGTGtttgtaaattttcaattcataGAGATTATGGTTCAACAGAAAGATTGCCATCGTCACACACCTGTTTCAATCAATTAAACTTACCAGCTTATAGCTCTTATGAAACACTTCGTGGATCGTTATTGATTGCCATCAATGAGGGATCTGAAGGGTTTGGTTTGGCGTGA